From Ignavibacteriales bacterium:
TGACAAGAACACATTCGCCTTGGTATGGCACCGAAACGTCTCTCAGTGCCCCGCCTTCACGGTCCCTGTGTTCGCTGGATTTCCATACGGGGATGACTTCCATACAGGTAGATTGTCGGAGATTGTCTTGTGACTCAGCAACCCGAGGATGATCAGGACAATAATCAGAACGGCAAGCCAGGCAACCCTCGTTTTAAACCGCCGGAGAGGGTACGTTTCAATTTCAAGGGGGATCATGATAGATTGATTCCTTTCAGTACCATATCGATCAGCTTGATACCGAGAAATGGCGCGACAATGCCTCCGACTCCGTAAATGAGGAGATGCGTACGCAGCAGTTGCACGGCACTGACAGCCCGGTACTTCACCCCCTTGAGCGCGAGAGGAATCAGGGCCACAATGACCAATGCATTAAAAATGACTGCGGAGAGAATTGCGCTTTGCGGGGTTGCGAGCCCCATGATATTGAGTGCATTCAGTGCTGGATAGGTCGTGGCGAAGGCCGCAGGAATGATCGCGAAGTACTTGGCAACGTCGTTTGCGATACTGAACGTCGTCAGTGTTCCGCGCGTCATCAGGAGCTGCTTGCCGATTTCAACGATCTCAAGAAGTTTGGTCGGATTGCTGTCGAGGTCGATCATATTCGCGGCTTCGCGTGCGGACTGAGTTCCGGTGTTCATCGCGACAGCGACGTCGGCCTGAGCAAGGGCTGGCGCGTCGTTCGTTCCATCGCCGGTCATCGCGACAAGCCTACCCCCCATCTGGTAGTCACGGATGAGCTTCAGCTTGTCTTCCGGCGTGGCTTCGGCCAGAAAATCGTCAACCCCAGCTTCGGCAGCTATTGCTGTCGCGGTGAGCCTGTTGTCTCCGGTGATCATCACCGTCTTGATCCCCATTCTGCGCAGGTGCGCAAATCGCTCTTTGATACCACCTTTGACAATATCCTTCAAATGGATCACCCCCAGCACGTCTGTGTTCTCGACGACGACGAGAGGCGTTGCGCCCAATCGGCTTATTTCCTGTACGGCCTGTTGCACGGCGGGAGGAAACGCTCCTCCCTGTGCTTCGATGTACGCCTTGATCGCCTCTGCCGCCCCTTTCCGGATGATACGTCGCCCGTTCTTGCCTTCCGGTTGAAGATCGACGCCGCTCATGCGGGATTGGGCCGTGAACGGGACAAAATGTGCCGCAATATCGTGAACCTCCCGGCCCCGCAAGCCGTACTTCTCTTTTGCGAGGATGACAATCGATCTCCCTTCCGGAGTCTCATCCGCCAGTGACGCCAGTTGCGCCGCGTCAGCCAGACGCTCCTTCGTGATTCCGGGTGCGGGAGTAAACTCGGTTGCCATACGATTGCCGAGCGTCACGGTTCCTGTCTTGTCAAGGAGAAGGACGTCGACATCACCCGCGGCTTCGATTGCGCGGCCGGACGTGGCAATCACGTTGTGACGGATCAATCGATCCATTCCAGCGATGCCGATTGCAGAGAGGAGCCCACCGATGGTTGTTGGTATCAGGCAGACCAGGAGTGCGACTAAGACCGTCAACGAGACAGGGACACCTTGACCGACTGCGTGAACGCTGTAAATCGAGAACGGCAGGAGTGTTATGCACACGACCAGAAAGATGATTGTGAACGCTGCAAGGAGAATGTTGAGTGCAATCTCATTCGGCGTTTTCTGTCGCTTTGCACCTTCGATCATTTTGATCATTCTATCGAGGAAGCCCCCGCCCGGCTCCGCCGTCACGCGCACCACCAGCCAGTCGGACAGGACTTTCGTCCCACCGGTGACCGCGCTCCTGTCGCCCCCCGACTCGCGAATGACCGGCGCACTCTCACCAGTGATTGCGCTTTCATCCACGGAAGCTACCCCTTCGATCACTTCACCATCGGCCGCAATGATGTCACCCGCCTCAACAAGCATCACATCATGTTGTTTCAACGACACAGACGAGACGAGAGAGAAATCAGATCCCCACTTGGGTTTGTGCAGCATTTTCGCCGTTGTGTCTTTGCGGGCACGTCGCAATGCTTCGGCCTGCGCCTTTCCACGCCCTTCCGCGAGAGCCTCTGAGAAATTGGCAAAGAGCACGGTAAACCATAGCCAGAGCGAGACGCTGCCGATGTACCAGGCAGGAGCCTCCCCGCTTCCGGCCAGTGCCTGGATCCAGAGGACAGTGGTCAGCACACTTCCCACCTCGACGACGAACATCACGGGGTTTTTGGCCATCGATCGCGGATTGAGTTTCACAAAGGAATCAGTCAGGGCACGGCGGTACATCTCACCGGTCAGTCCTTCCGGCTTCTTGAGCTGCTGAATCCCCTGCGTTCCAAGGTTCACCTGATCATGTTTCGTTTGCGTCACCATGTTATTGCACCATCATGAAATGTTCGACAATTGGTCCCAACGCGAGTGCCGGGAGGAAATTCAGGGCTCCGACGATGAGGACGACAGCAATCAGCCAGAAAATGAACAGAGGTCCGTACGTGGGAAGTGTCCCCTCCGATGCAGGGATCATTTTTTTCCGAACCAGTGAGCCGGCAAGGGCAAGCGTGGGAACTGCGAGCCAGTACCGGCCGATAAGCATCGCAATGCCGCCCGTGAGATTATAGAAAGGGGTATTGGCTCCGATTCCGGCGAACGCACTTCCATTGTTGTTCCCCTGAGAGCTGAACAAGTAGAGTACTTCGCTGAAGCCGTGTGCCCCCGGATTGAAGATGGTGGCCTTGCCGGCATCCATCAGGAGTCCGAGCGCTGTCAACCCCAACACAGTCAGAGGCATGATCAGGATGAGGAGCGACGCCATCTTCATTTCGTATGCCTCGATCTTATGGCCCAGGTATTCCGGAGTACGTCCCACAAGCAGTCCGGCGACGAAGACAGCGACGATGACGAAGATCAGCATTCCGTACAATCCAGACCCTACGCCACCAAAGACCACCTCGCCCAGTTGCATCATCACGAGCGTGACCATGCCTCCGAGAGGCATGTACGAGTCGTGCATCGAATTCACCGAGCCATTCGATGCCGCAGTCGTCGCGGTCGCCCAGATAGTCGAGTTCACGATACCGAAGCGGACCTCCTTCCCTTCCATGTTTCCGCCTGCCTGCAGCGCGCTTGCGTGCTGATCGACTCCGATTCTGGTAAACGCCGGATTTCCGCTCTGCTCAGCCCATGTTGCGAGCGCGAGAAATGCGACCAGAATAATTGTCATTGCGGCGATAAATGCCCAGCCCTGACGAGTGTCTCCCACCATGACGCCGAACGTGTGGCAGAGGGCAGCGGCAATGAGAAGGATCGAGAGCATCTCGAGGAAATTCGAGAGCGGTGTGGGGTTTTCAAACGGATGCGCCGAATTCACATTGAAGAAGCCTCCGCCATTCGTCCCCAGCTGCTTGATCGCGACTTGCGAGGCCGCCGGACCCATCGCGATGACTTGCTCCGTCACGTTCGCACCGCTGGTATCTGCAGTCGGTTCGACTACTGAAACGGATGTGTACGTCGAAAAATTCTGAATGACGCCCTGCGAAACGAGAATGAGGGCGAGGACGACAGAGAGAGGAAGGAGGATATAAACGACGCTTCGAGTCATATCCACCCAAAAATTGCCCAGGGTCTTCATAGAGTGACGCGCAATCCCGCGGATAAAGAGTGCGAGCACGGCCATACCGGTTCCAGCCGATACAAAATTCTGCACGGTAAGCCCAAGCATCTGCGTGAGGTAGCTCATCGTCGTTTCACCGCCGTAACCCTGCCAGTTGGTGTTGGACGCAAAACTGACGGCGGTATTGAAGGAAGAATCGGGACTGACGGCACTAAGGCTTTGCGGGTTCCATGGCAGGTATTGCTGAAGGCGCTGCAGCGCGTAGACAACGAATAGCCCGACGATGTTACATAATAGCATGGCAACGGTGTTGGCCTTCCAATCCATTTCTTCATCCGGATTGATCCTGGCGAGCCGGTACATGAAGCGCTCCACCGGACCCAGGATAGGATCTAGAAACGTGCGCTCGCGTTGGAAGACGCGGGCCATAAAAGCTCCGAGGGGTTTCGCAAGCGCCAGTAGCACCACTATAAAGAAGACGATTTGAAGAATTCCGTTGAATGTCATTCGAAGATCTCCGGCCTAAGCAGCGCAACAAAGAGATAGACCAGCAATCCAAGCGATATGATGCCGGCTATAAGATAGAACCAGTTCATGAGTTACCCCCCGAGTTATCCCTTTGTAGAACTTCACACATCTTCATGAGACCCCACGTGAGCGCAAAGAACACTACGACGGCTCCGAGATAGACGAGATCCATGATCATTGTGCCTCCGAGGTTGATTTCATTTCATCAAGCGCGACGTTCAGTTTGAGAACATTCACACGAGGTTCTCCGAGAATCCCCAATGTCCGGCCCTCGCTGTGTTGATTCACCAACGATTTGACCTCTCCTTCACTCACGCGCCGTGATCGTGCCACCCTCGGCACCTGATAGAGTGCTGCTGCGACAGAGATGTGAGGATCGAGGCCGCTGCCGGAGGCGGTCACGAGGTCGACGGGGACAGGTTCGGCATTCTGCGGATCGGCATCCCTCAGTTCTTTCACCCTCTTCCCGGTCGCATCGAGGAGAGCCGGATTGAGTGGACCGTAGTTCGATCCCGTCGAAGCCGCCGCGTTATATGCGTACGGCGACGTTGCCGATGGCCGGCTCCAGAAGTACTTCGGGCTGCTGAACGGCTGACCGATCAACTCGGAACCGATTGCCTTGCCTTCCTTCATGAGCATACTTCCATTCGCCTTGCGCGGAAACATCAACTGGGCGAGACCGGTGACGATAAACGGATAGACCAAACCGGTGAGAACCGTGAACAACAGAATCACAATGACGGACGTTCGTACAGATTTCAGAAACATGCACTTGCCTCATGTAGGAGTAATTGACTTTCCATTTGCCTTTGTGCACAGATCAGTGAATCAGGAATGCTTCTTTTTCCTGAATTAAAAATGCAGGATATGGCTCGTAACCACAATGAAGGAGGCGTAAAGAAGGGGGGAAAAGCTGTAAAGAAATTGTAAGAAGATGACGCTAACGATGGTCGAGCGACTGAATGTCGGATGAACGAGAGAAGTGATGCACTCTATGTGCGCTTTTCTCCGATCCTGGGTTGGATCAGTTGAAGAGATTCGCGAAGAAGAAAAGACAGTATAAGCCAGCCAAAAAAATACTCACGCCCGCCTGCCTCTGGAATTGCCCGAGGCGGGCAGGCAAAGGCGCTAAGCCGCAAAGGATGAACACAACTATCGTTTCTTTTGGCGACTTTGCGGCTTGGCGTGAGTCTCTCTTTTCTTAAGAAGTGTTTTTGAGATAGGCTCTAGGACAAGCGGCAGACCCTCAAGACAGCAACGCCCAAGTGATGAACTTGGGCGTCTCGTTTACAGCGAAGCGCTATCGATTCGCCTGACATCGATGATCGTCAATGGCGTATGAGCCCCTGTTGTGCGTTTATTTCTTGTTTTTAAACGACCTTTATTGCCACTCCTCCCCTTTTATGTCCTTTGCCAACATACCTGTGAGCTTCGACAAGCTCTTCAAATGGATAGCATCTGTCAATAACAGGTTTGATATGTCCAGCTTCAACCAACTCTTTGATCAAAGCAAGGCGTTTGGAGTCCAACAGGAGCGCTCCATCATCAATTGATGCGTATTTCCCTCCCGGAGCAAGAGCTTTTTTACACGCCTCTTTCAGTTTTGATGTTTTGCTTTTGCCAACGGCATCAAGTATAAAATCGTATTGTACCCCCGGGTTGAGCGTATCCACTCTGGTATAATCAATGACAGCGTCTGCTCCCAGAGATTTCACCAACTCCATATTTGCCGTGCTGCATACCGCTGTAATGCTGGCCCCCAAGTACTTCGCATATTGAATTGCCGTTGTTCCAGTTGTTCCAGAAGCTCCATAGACAAGCACTTTTTGTCCACGTTGGATATTCCCCTTTTCCATAAATTGAAGTGCGAGAAGCCCACCATAACCAACCATGGTAGCCTCTTCATAGGAGATATTCGTCGGCTTCAACGCCAGGCACCCATGCGTTGAATCTGTCTCTTTCATGCATTTGTACTCGGCATACGCACCAAGATCAAATCCGGTAAGCCCATAGACCTGGTCACCTGTTTTGAATCTCTTAGCGTCTTTCCCCGTTGACTCAATCTCTCCTGCCAACACCAATCCTATGATGGGCTTTCTCGGTCTCGTCAAACCCATCATGAGGCGAAATGGTATGAGAACTCGGATAGGGACTTGAGAACTTCGGATGAAAATATCACTTGCCGTCACCGCTGTCGCAAGTATCTTTATGAGTACTTCATCATCCTTTGGCGCAGGTTTCTCTGCGTCTTTGAGCTGAAGAACTTCCGGCGGTCCGTATTTCGTGCAGACAATGGCTTTCAAAGGAATCTCCGATATATCTGAGACTATTGTGATTTCCTGATGATTTCAATCCCCTTTTCCAATATTCTGTCAATTCCGTTCGCTGAATCAGCGGCTGTTGTCAGTACAGGTATATCAGGAAACACACCGGCGCCTTCAATGATGCGACCTTGAGCGTCCGCTTCTATTTCTGTCGACAACCGGTACGTCCACCCGTTTGGTAATTCCCTGAATATGGGATTGCCAACGCCGCCACCCGTCGTATCGCCGGCGATGGTGACGTTTGGCAGAACCTGCATCGCCATGACAAACATTTCTGCAGAACTCGAAGTGGCGCGGCTCGTAAGAACGACGACGGGTTTAAGAAATTGATACGATCCTTTCGGTTCAATCGAAGAGCTTTTCCAGGAAGAATAATCGTCCTTCCCCGGTCCGTTCTTCTGGCGACGGTACGAATACACGCGCGATTGATC
This genomic window contains:
- the kdpF gene encoding K(+)-transporting ATPase subunit F, which encodes MNWFYLIAGIISLGLLVYLFVALLRPEIFE
- the kdpB gene encoding potassium-transporting ATPase subunit KdpB codes for the protein MVTQTKHDQVNLGTQGIQQLKKPEGLTGEMYRRALTDSFVKLNPRSMAKNPVMFVVEVGSVLTTVLWIQALAGSGEAPAWYIGSVSLWLWFTVLFANFSEALAEGRGKAQAEALRRARKDTTAKMLHKPKWGSDFSLVSSVSLKQHDVMLVEAGDIIAADGEVIEGVASVDESAITGESAPVIRESGGDRSAVTGGTKVLSDWLVVRVTAEPGGGFLDRMIKMIEGAKRQKTPNEIALNILLAAFTIIFLVVCITLLPFSIYSVHAVGQGVPVSLTVLVALLVCLIPTTIGGLLSAIGIAGMDRLIRHNVIATSGRAIEAAGDVDVLLLDKTGTVTLGNRMATEFTPAPGITKERLADAAQLASLADETPEGRSIVILAKEKYGLRGREVHDIAAHFVPFTAQSRMSGVDLQPEGKNGRRIIRKGAAEAIKAYIEAQGGAFPPAVQQAVQEISRLGATPLVVVENTDVLGVIHLKDIVKGGIKERFAHLRRMGIKTVMITGDNRLTATAIAAEAGVDDFLAEATPEDKLKLIRDYQMGGRLVAMTGDGTNDAPALAQADVAVAMNTGTQSAREAANMIDLDSNPTKLLEIVEIGKQLLMTRGTLTTFSIANDVAKYFAIIPAAFATTYPALNALNIMGLATPQSAILSAVIFNALVIVALIPLALKGVKYRAVSAVQLLRTHLLIYGVGGIVAPFLGIKLIDMVLKGINLS
- the kdpC gene encoding potassium-transporting ATPase subunit KdpC, whose product is MFLKSVRTSVIVILLFTVLTGLVYPFIVTGLAQLMFPRKANGSMLMKEGKAIGSELIGQPFSSPKYFWSRPSATSPYAYNAAASTGSNYGPLNPALLDATGKRVKELRDADPQNAEPVPVDLVTASGSGLDPHISVAAALYQVPRVARSRRVSEGEVKSLVNQHSEGRTLGILGEPRVNVLKLNVALDEMKSTSEAQ
- a CDS encoding NAD(P)-dependent alcohol dehydrogenase, with translation MKAIVCTKYGPPEVLQLKDAEKPAPKDDEVLIKILATAVTASDIFIRSSQVPIRVLIPFRLMMGLTRPRKPIIGLVLAGEIESTGKDAKRFKTGDQVYGLTGFDLGAYAEYKCMKETDSTHGCLALKPTNISYEEATMVGYGGLLALQFMEKGNIQRGQKVLVYGASGTTGTTAIQYAKYLGASITAVCSTANMELVKSLGADAVIDYTRVDTLNPGVQYDFILDAVGKSKTSKLKEACKKALAPGGKYASIDDGALLLDSKRLALIKELVEAGHIKPVIDRCYPFEELVEAHRYVGKGHKRGGVAIKVV
- the kdpA gene encoding potassium-transporting ATPase subunit KdpA, translated to MTFNGILQIVFFIVVLLALAKPLGAFMARVFQRERTFLDPILGPVERFMYRLARINPDEEMDWKANTVAMLLCNIVGLFVVYALQRLQQYLPWNPQSLSAVSPDSSFNTAVSFASNTNWQGYGGETTMSYLTQMLGLTVQNFVSAGTGMAVLALFIRGIARHSMKTLGNFWVDMTRSVVYILLPLSVVLALILVSQGVIQNFSTYTSVSVVEPTADTSGANVTEQVIAMGPAASQVAIKQLGTNGGGFFNVNSAHPFENPTPLSNFLEMLSILLIAAALCHTFGVMVGDTRQGWAFIAAMTIILVAFLALATWAEQSGNPAFTRIGVDQHASALQAGGNMEGKEVRFGIVNSTIWATATTAASNGSVNSMHDSYMPLGGMVTLVMMQLGEVVFGGVGSGLYGMLIFVIVAVFVAGLLVGRTPEYLGHKIEAYEMKMASLLILIMPLTVLGLTALGLLMDAGKATIFNPGAHGFSEVLYLFSSQGNNNGSAFAGIGANTPFYNLTGGIAMLIGRYWLAVPTLALAGSLVRKKMIPASEGTLPTYGPLFIFWLIAVVLIVGALNFLPALALGPIVEHFMMVQ